Part of the Juglans regia cultivar Chandler chromosome 14, Walnut 2.0, whole genome shotgun sequence genome, GTAATTGAGAACAAAGTTCAAGATAGGTTTTGTCTTCCTTTTTCTGTAATCCCCTTCCCCTCCCCCCTCAGCTGGATTATTGCACTAGACTATTTCAAGTTTAGGAAATGGGGTGAATTAAACTTCGAGGTGCTCCTATGGGTTTTGCAAGTTATCCAATCTTGTCTTCAATTGGTCAAAAGTTCAATCCTTCTGAATTATGTTCGTATTTGAATTGTGCAGATTTTATGATTTGTTAGGTTGtgacaaaggaaaaaataacataataaagCTGTTGTGTCTTAGATGTTCCCCATTTTAGAACGTGAGAAACCAAATCCTCTTGATTTCTtgcattaaattttaaatctcatCTTCCTCTCCGTAAAAGCTTACCTataaaagtttatataaattttgctGTCTTTTAGCAATAAGGACTCCCATTGTAGTGTAAAAGGTTTTGAAATTCGAAATTTTCTGGTAGGAAGTGTTGGAGCTACGTTTTTGTCTTTGAATCCTTCCTTTTCTCCTTCAATTATTGTCATCTTATTGCTAGAACCCCCCTACTTcgaatttatttcatgtttattCACTCTTGATGATATTAAAAAAGCTGCTGTGACTAGTAGCTTTTATCAGTTAAATCAGCATGCTCATGTTAAGATATGCCTGATCACTTgctgcatttttatttattggaatGTTAATTTTCCGGATCTTTTAGGAATATTCAAGGAGATGAAGGGCACAACGAACAAGAGTGAGAACAAAAAAATGTCTAAGGGTAACTGTGATTTGGTATCAGTTGAAGAAGCTAAAGTTGGAGGAAACTTAGGAGGAGGGGGCCCTTTGAAGAAAGGACCGTGGACATCAGCAGAAGATGCAATTTTAGTGGAATATGTTAAAAAACATGGAGAGGGGAATTGGAATGCTGTACAGAAGCACTCAGGACTTTCCCGGTGTGGGAAAAGCTGCCGTCTTCGATGGGCGAATCACCTAAGACCAGATCTGAAGAAGGGTGCTTTCACGCCAGAGGAAGAGCACCATATCATTGAACTCCATGCTAAGATGGGAAACAAATGGGCTCGAATGGCTGCAGAGGTTAGTGGCACTTTTCCACTTTCAGTCTTagtttccaatatatatatatatatatattctcgtACTTATGCCCATTTGCTTTTATAAGTGAATGTTATGTTCAGTTATAGTGTACTACACCTCATGCCCATGTTTCATGGGTGGAATGGAATCTATGTCACATGATACAGCAAAATCTCAAGTCAATGGACATACAAGCATGTCTACACATTCAGAGATGCACAACCTATTTTAATACATTTGTACTTGCTACTTCgtaacaagaaaaaatatctagatttatatttacatacttCAGTACATTCGGGCATGCATGTCATATACTTTTGTATATGCATTTGTTTACAGAATAATATCCGTAGAACAAACTGATATACTTTGCACTCCTGTAACCTATCAAAACAATCAGTAGAACAAACTGATATACTTGGGACTCTCAGTATTCGTACTGTCTCTTTTGaattctttcctcttttcttcaaGAATAGAAGGGTCCAAAGTTGAatctatttagttttaaatttggaaGTAATGTTTTGGTTACTGCAAAGACATTCTGTTAATTGGGGCATGGCTAAAAGCTTTCTTGCAAGATGCCTGTATAATTGGCTTGCTTTTAGTCTTATTCTGTTAATTTACTAGCCCATATGATGTACATATGCACGAATTGATTATTTCAGAATAATTGCTCTTCttacaagttttttatttgggtATGCCATATGATGTCTTCATGTTTGCCTATAGCTCATGTTTTATTATCTTTGTAAGCTAGTAATCTGCCATTTTCTTGCATAAGTTCAAACTAAGACTCTTTGGTAATAAGGGAAGCtgttttaaactaatcattataactttcccaaactttcaaacaaaaaatgaaaaataattcaaatattttcaaatcccaaaataaaaataatattaaaaaattatattctaacaatattttaactttatattattttttattctactttttctctcatttcccaaaatcccataaaacattaaggtcccgtttggaaTTTGGATTGAACTGAAATCAACTCAGTTcggtctaattttaagctgagtctaacatctaaacacccaaccctcaaattactaaactcatctcaattcaaaatctctttacacgtggaacccacaaccttttttaactcaacacctctttacatgtggaacccacaaccttttttaactcaacacctctttacactcgggacccataacctttttcaactttccataaatacatctaaactcatcttaacatccaaacacatctagactcatcttaggtgggcctcacaaaactcactccaccatctcaacttactactattcataaaaaactcaatttatctcaactcagctcaacttccaaacggggcctaactcaaactatctcactactattcacaaacatcttactactatttacaaaattttcatctcatcttattccccAAGCATCTTCTCAGACTACCATCATTTTTGCCTCTTAGGAAAATTGATACTTTCTTTTTACTTGATTTGATGATGAGGCAAAGCTTAAAACCTCTTTGTGTGAAGAGGAACCAGTGGAGATCATTCTCTGATGCTCTAAGAGGCGCTGTAATGGGCGCGCTTGAAATCTAGGATTAGGATTGTCTTGAGGGCTAAAAGGTTCAGTTTCTTGGATTGTTTGTGATCAGAAAAAAGGGAGAAACATCAAGGAAAACAAGAGGAAGAGGCCTTGGTTCACACTATGGTTTCTAGAATTCACTCCTTGGGGTTGAATGCATCACAGGCTCGTGTAACTGGCTGTAGAAAAATAccagaatttttaatattttcttaacacAGTTACTTATGCTTTCATAGCAAAGCCCCTGGAGAACTGTACAAGTACTAAAATTACTACCCTGGCTTAACACTAGAGAAACCAATGTTAGAACCGGCTAAAATAAAAGCTCCCAACAATCAAACAAGCTAGATAAATCCTAGGCAGGCCTTAGAATTCAGATTCCCGTTTCTCGTAACCTTCCAAACCGTCTAGTTGGGTCCCCCATCAGGTTTTACTACTCTGGCTTAACACCTAAGAAACCAATGTTAGAATCAGCTAAAATAAAATCCCCCAACAATCAAACAAGCTAGACAAATGCTATGCAGCAGATTCCCATCTCTTGTAAACCTTCCTAAGCATCTAGTTGTGTCCCCATCATGTTAGTTTTGGGCACCATATATGTTTTTGATTATGTGCTAATTGAGTGATATAGAAAACATTCTGGTTTTCTTAGTTGTACACAATTCATCTGTTAGCATTGGTTCCACTACTTtctatggcttttttttttatttctctataaataagATCACCTTTCCACGGTGAAAATTAAATCTACTCAGTCTGGGTTTCTTTTGGTGTATTGAAAACCACACTTTTCCTTTCCTTGCAGCCAAAGACAGCTGTACCGTAATCACAGTGTTGACTATATTTCACTTTTTACCAGTCCTGCAACACTACATTACTTTTACTCCACAGTCACTTCTTTCTAAAGGTTTTCGcatgtgtttgtttatttgtttattcaTTGTGCTTATATGTGCAGAAATAGACTGACCTGTCAATCTTTTTCACATTCTTCCTTCTCTCCCTGTAACAGCTACCTGGGCGTACAGATAATGAGATAAAGAACTACTGGAATACGAGAATTAAGAGACTGCAGCGTTCTGGCACACCAATTTATCCACCCGACGTGTGTTTTCAATTAATGAATGGCAGTGAAGACGACCACATGGGGACGTTGCCCATTGGGGACACACACCATCATGATCTCTTGCAGGGAGACAGTATTGAGATTCCATTtgtcgaactcaataatttactCAATAGTGGGTATCTCTCTTACTCGCCAAAATTTCTTGATATTCCTCCAAGCAGCATGCTCAGACAAGGTGTTAGTTCTTCCCATACTTATGACTTACTGTTCCCGACAATGCATCCCCCCAAACGCTTCCGAGAGTCAGAAACCCTGTTCCCTGGTTTGGACGGTAGTGTCAGCAGTGCTCTCCCAGTATTCAATCACTACATGGATTATACATGTGATTTGAAGGCTGCTGAAACCTTaaacttttcttcttcatttgatCAAGATCTTAACACCAATGACCAGTTACCCTTTGGTGGTCTTTCGGGCAGCCAT contains:
- the LOC109000626 gene encoding transcription factor GAMYB-like isoform X2, whose amino-acid sequence is MKGTTNKSENKKMSKGNCDLVSVEEAKVGGNLGGGGPLKKGPWTSAEDAILVEYVKKHGEGNWNAVQKHSGLSRCGKSCRLRWANHLRPDLKKGAFTPEEEHHIIELHAKMGNKWARMAAELPGRTDNEIKNYWNTRIKRLQRSGTPIYPPDVCFQLMNGSEDDHMGTLPIGDTHHHDLLQGDSIEIPFVELNNLLNSGYLSYSPKFLDIPPSSMLRQGVSSSHTYDLLFPTMHPPKRFRESETLFPGLDGSVSSALPVFNHYMDYTCDLKAAETLNFSSSFDQDLNTNDQLPFGGLSGSHALLNGNSSSSEPISGAMKLELPSLQYSETQPGSWGKLASPLPSLESVDTLIQSPPTEQTHSDCLSPRSSGLLEAILYESRTLKDSRNNPPRETLDISVMPDVKKRSSMNPCGTDGDPNSPLGHSAASVFRCDAMPETVDQDPSHYLVKKEISSLIDFSRPDALLDLCWFGHRNDF
- the LOC109000626 gene encoding transcription factor GAMYB-like isoform X1, translated to MKGTTNKSENKKMSKGNCDLVSVEEAKVGGNLGGGGPLKKGPWTSAEDAILVEYVKKHGEGNWNAVQKHSGLSRCGKSCRLRWANHLRPDLKKGAFTPEEEHHIIELHAKMGNKWARMAAELPGRTDNEIKNYWNTRIKRLQRSGTPIYPPDVCFQLMNGSEDDHMGTLPIGDTHHHDLLQGDSIEIPFVELNNLLNSGYLSYSPKFLDIPPSSMLRQGVSSSHTYDLLFPTMHPPKRFRESETLFPGLDGSVSSALPVFNHYMDYTCDLKAAETLNFSSSFDQDLNTNDQLPFGGLSGSHALLNGNSSSSEPISGAMKLELPSLQYSETQPGSWGKLASPLPSLESVDTLIQSPPTEQTHSDCLSPRSSGLLEAILYESRTLKDSRNNPPRETLDISVMPDVKKRSSMNPCGTDGDPNSPLGHSAASVFSEYTPVSGSSIDEHQLVEFMLGCDAMPETVDQDPSHYLVKKEISSLIDFSRPDALLDLCWFGHRNDF